One part of the Streptomyces nigra genome encodes these proteins:
- the folP gene encoding dihydropteroate synthase: MSKQSGRGRVAGLPQWDRCAVMGVVNVTPDSFSDGGRWFDTTSAVKHGLALVEEGADLVDVGGESTRPGATRVDEDEELRRVIPVVRGLAAEGVTVSVDTMRASVAEQALAAGAALVNDVSGGQADPAMIPVVADTGAPFVVMHWRGFLEGGNVRGVYADVVTEVVDEIRARVDAVLAGGITPDRVVVDPGLGFSKDAEHDLVLLAHLDRLHALGHPVLVAASRKRFLGRVLAGPEGEPPPARERDAATAAVSALAAHAGAWAVRVHEVRATADAVRVVHAVEEARGGAAAGEGAR, translated from the coding sequence ATGAGCAAGCAGAGCGGACGCGGGCGGGTCGCGGGCCTTCCGCAGTGGGACCGGTGCGCGGTCATGGGAGTCGTCAACGTGACCCCCGACTCCTTCTCCGACGGCGGCCGCTGGTTCGACACCACGTCCGCCGTCAAGCACGGCCTCGCGCTGGTCGAGGAGGGCGCCGACCTCGTCGACGTCGGCGGCGAGTCCACCCGCCCCGGCGCCACCCGGGTCGACGAGGACGAGGAGCTGCGCCGCGTCATACCCGTGGTCCGCGGCCTCGCCGCCGAGGGCGTCACGGTCTCCGTCGACACCATGCGCGCCTCCGTCGCCGAGCAGGCACTCGCCGCCGGCGCCGCCCTGGTCAACGACGTCAGCGGCGGCCAGGCCGACCCCGCGATGATCCCGGTCGTCGCCGATACCGGCGCCCCCTTCGTGGTCATGCACTGGCGCGGCTTCCTGGAGGGCGGCAACGTCCGGGGCGTGTACGCCGACGTCGTCACCGAGGTCGTCGACGAGATCCGCGCGCGCGTGGACGCCGTCCTGGCCGGCGGCATCACTCCCGACCGCGTCGTCGTCGACCCCGGCCTCGGCTTCTCCAAGGACGCCGAGCACGACCTCGTCCTGCTCGCCCACCTCGACCGGCTGCACGCCCTCGGCCACCCCGTCCTGGTCGCCGCCTCCCGCAAACGGTTCCTCGGCCGCGTCCTCGCGGGCCCGGAGGGCGAGCCGCCGCCCGCCCGCGAGCGGGACGCCGCCACCGCCGCCGTCTCCGCGCTCGCCGCGCACGCCGGCGCCTGGGCCGTCCGCGTCCACGAGGTGCGCGCCACCGCCGACGCCGTACGGGTCGTGCACGCCGTCGAGGAGGCACGCGGCGGCGCGGCGGCCGGCGAAGGAGCCCGGTGA
- the tilS gene encoding tRNA lysidine(34) synthetase TilS translates to MGPHPAVAAIRLAVRRVLHDLLTEHNRTTDVPAPGSRSPRPQAPAVTPVAAARVACDTARETAYDLPGPAQRTPRRATPHERTPSPLVLVACSGGADSMALASALAFEAPKLGIRAGGITVDHGLQPGSDLRAEEVVLRLRELGLDPAESIAVTVGRSGGPEAAARDARYAALDGAAERHGAAAVLLGHTRDDQAETVLLGLARGSGIRSLSGMAAVSGADGRYRRPFLGLDRQTARKACMVQSLPVWDDPHNADPAYTRSRLRQEGLPALEKALGKGVVEALARTAQLSRDDADALDAWASQAETAVRDAAGLLDCAKLYTLPPAVRRRILRRAAIEAGAPAGSLFARHVEEVDRLITGWRGQGAINLPGKVVARRQGGRLVIRQG, encoded by the coding sequence ATGGGTCCCCATCCTGCGGTCGCGGCGATACGCCTGGCGGTTCGCCGCGTACTCCACGACCTCCTCACCGAACACAACCGAACCACCGACGTCCCCGCCCCCGGCAGCCGCTCCCCCCGGCCGCAGGCCCCGGCCGTGACGCCGGTCGCCGCCGCGCGCGTCGCCTGCGACACCGCGCGTGAGACGGCGTACGACCTCCCCGGCCCGGCCCAGCGCACGCCCCGGCGAGCCACCCCGCACGAGCGCACCCCCTCCCCGCTCGTCCTCGTGGCCTGCTCCGGCGGCGCCGACTCCATGGCCCTCGCCTCCGCCCTCGCCTTCGAGGCCCCCAAGCTCGGCATCCGCGCCGGTGGCATCACCGTCGACCACGGTCTGCAGCCCGGCTCCGACCTGCGCGCCGAGGAAGTCGTGCTGCGCCTGCGCGAACTCGGCCTGGACCCGGCCGAGTCGATCGCCGTGACCGTCGGCCGCTCCGGCGGACCCGAGGCCGCGGCCCGCGACGCCCGCTACGCCGCCCTCGACGGCGCCGCCGAGCGCCACGGCGCCGCCGCCGTCCTGCTCGGCCACACCCGCGACGACCAGGCCGAGACCGTCCTGCTGGGCCTCGCCCGCGGCTCCGGCATCCGCTCCCTGTCCGGGATGGCCGCGGTCTCGGGGGCCGACGGCCGCTACCGCCGCCCCTTCCTCGGCCTCGACCGGCAGACCGCCCGCAAGGCCTGCATGGTCCAGTCGCTGCCCGTCTGGGACGACCCCCACAACGCCGACCCCGCCTACACCCGCTCCCGGCTGCGCCAGGAGGGCCTGCCCGCCCTCGAGAAGGCGCTCGGGAAGGGTGTCGTGGAGGCCCTCGCCCGCACCGCCCAGCTGTCCCGTGACGACGCCGACGCCCTCGACGCCTGGGCGAGCCAGGCCGAGACCGCCGTCCGCGACGCCGCCGGGCTCCTCGACTGCGCCAAGCTCTACACACTGCCCCCCGCGGTGCGCCGCCGGATCCTGCGCCGGGCCGCCATCGAGGCGGGCGCGCCCGCCGGTTCGCTCTTCGCCCGGCACGTCGAGGAGGTCGACCGCCTGATCACCGGCTGGCGCGGTCAGGGAGCCATCAACCTCCCCGGCAAAGTCGTCGCCCGCCGCCAGGGTGGCAGACTGGTGATTCGGCAAGGCTGA
- the hpt gene encoding hypoxanthine phosphoribosyltransferase: MRVDAKDMGADLKKVLITKEEIDAKLAELAAKIDAEYAGKDLLIVGVLKGAVMVMADLARSLSTPVTMDWMAVSSYGAGTQSSGVVRILKDLDTDIKGRHVLIVEDIIDSGLTLSWLLSNLGSREPESLKVCTLLRKPDAAKVAIDVEWVGFDIPNEFVVGYGLDYAEKYRNLPFVGTLAPHVYGG; the protein is encoded by the coding sequence ATGCGGGTGGACGCGAAAGACATGGGTGCCGACCTCAAGAAGGTGCTCATCACCAAGGAAGAGATCGACGCGAAGCTGGCGGAGCTGGCGGCGAAGATCGACGCTGAGTACGCGGGCAAGGACCTGCTGATCGTCGGCGTGCTGAAGGGCGCGGTGATGGTCATGGCCGACCTCGCCCGGTCGCTGTCCACCCCCGTCACCATGGACTGGATGGCCGTCTCGTCGTACGGCGCCGGCACCCAGTCCTCCGGGGTCGTGCGGATCCTCAAGGACCTCGACACCGACATCAAGGGCCGGCACGTCCTGATCGTCGAGGACATCATCGACTCCGGCCTGACCCTGTCGTGGCTGCTGTCGAACCTCGGCTCCCGGGAGCCCGAGAGCCTCAAGGTGTGCACGCTGCTGCGCAAGCCGGACGCGGCCAAGGTCGCCATCGACGTCGAGTGGGTCGGCTTCGACATCCCGAACGAGTTCGTCGTCGGCTACGGCCTCGACTACGCCGAGAAGTACCGCAACCTGCCGTTCGTCGGTACCCTCGCGCCCCACGTCTACGGCGGCTGA
- a CDS encoding DUF3180 domain-containing protein: MRELRIRMLVGVFVVAGVLSWAGARLWNSVGTLPSVPLAAPIVLAIIAVILLATALSIRSRLRAQRERVPEAKGVDPLMAARAVVFGQASALVAALVAGMYGGTGVVLLESLDIPARRDQAIYAGFSVVAAIGVIAAALFLERVCKLPDDEDDHDGTGAAPTT, translated from the coding sequence GTGAGAGAGCTGCGCATCAGGATGCTGGTCGGCGTGTTCGTGGTCGCCGGGGTCCTGTCCTGGGCGGGCGCCCGCCTGTGGAACTCGGTCGGGACCCTGCCCAGCGTCCCCCTCGCCGCCCCCATCGTGCTGGCGATCATCGCCGTGATCCTGCTGGCCACGGCGCTGTCGATCCGCTCCCGCCTCAGGGCGCAGCGCGAGCGCGTCCCGGAGGCCAAGGGCGTCGACCCGCTGATGGCGGCCCGTGCCGTCGTGTTCGGCCAGGCCAGCGCCCTGGTGGCCGCCCTGGTCGCCGGTATGTACGGCGGCACCGGGGTCGTCCTGCTGGAGTCCCTGGACATCCCCGCCCGGCGCGACCAGGCCATCTACGCCGGTTTCTCGGTCGTGGCCGCCATCGGTGTCATAGCGGCGGCCCTGTTCCTGGAGCGCGTCTGCAAGCTCCCGGACGACGAGGACGACCACGACGGCACCGGGGCGGCACCGACAACGTAG
- a CDS encoding nuclear transport factor 2 family protein has translation MSAPHTDVEQVEAANTAFYEALERGDFETLSSLWLTPADLGVDESYHDPADAGVVSCVHPGWPVLTGRGEVLRSYALIMANTDYIQFFLTDVHTSVTGDTAIVTCTENILSGGPAPEGHDDELGPLVGQLVVATNVFRRTPDGWRMWSHHASPVLAENDTEDGDETPG, from the coding sequence GTGAGCGCCCCCCACACCGACGTCGAGCAGGTGGAGGCGGCCAACACCGCCTTCTACGAGGCACTGGAGCGCGGCGACTTCGAGACGCTGTCCTCGCTCTGGCTGACCCCGGCCGACCTCGGCGTCGACGAGAGCTACCACGACCCGGCCGACGCCGGAGTGGTCTCCTGCGTGCACCCCGGCTGGCCCGTGCTCACCGGCCGCGGCGAGGTCCTGCGGTCGTACGCGCTGATCATGGCGAACACCGACTACATCCAGTTCTTCCTCACCGACGTGCACACCTCGGTCACCGGCGACACCGCGATCGTCACCTGCACGGAGAACATCCTCAGCGGGGGTCCCGCCCCCGAGGGCCACGACGACGAGCTCGGGCCCCTCGTCGGACAGCTCGTCGTCGCCACGAACGTGTTCCGGCGCACACCCGACGGCTGGCGGATGTGGTCCCACCACGCCTCCCCGGTCCTCGCCGAGAACGACACCGAGGACGGCGACGAGACCCCCGGCTGA
- a CDS encoding zinc-dependent metalloprotease, translating to MTSIGGAASSQMVDWNLAVATATRLVRPGPEVSRDEARAVVAELRRHAKASESHVRGFTRMGTDEIHDTPVLVVDRPGWIRANVAGFREILRPLLEKMQERRGSGTGQAVLGAVGGKVTGVELGMLLSFLASRVLGQYETFAPAGRDLPAGENGGGRLLLVAPNIVHVERELDVHPHDFRLWVCLHEETHRTQFSAVPWLRDHLEGEIQSFLGETDVDPMTVLERVREAAQSLAGGRPEAEEDDGGRSFVELVQTPGQREILGRLTAVMSLLEGHADFVMDGVGPDVVPSVAEIREKFQQRRAKGASRLDTALRKLLGLDAKLRQYRDGERFVRAVVDQVGMDGFNRVWTSPNTLPTKAEIAAPADWIARVHRKAD from the coding sequence ATGACGAGCATCGGTGGTGCTGCTTCTTCTCAGATGGTCGACTGGAATCTCGCGGTGGCGACCGCGACCCGGCTGGTACGGCCGGGCCCCGAGGTGAGCCGCGACGAAGCCAGGGCCGTCGTCGCGGAACTGCGCCGGCACGCCAAGGCCTCCGAGTCCCACGTCCGCGGGTTCACCCGTATGGGCACCGACGAGATCCACGACACCCCCGTCCTCGTCGTCGACCGGCCCGGCTGGATCCGGGCCAACGTCGCCGGGTTCCGGGAGATCCTGCGGCCCCTGCTGGAGAAGATGCAGGAACGCCGGGGCAGCGGCACCGGGCAGGCCGTCCTCGGCGCCGTCGGCGGCAAGGTCACCGGCGTCGAACTGGGCATGCTGCTGTCGTTCCTGGCCTCCCGCGTCCTCGGCCAGTACGAGACGTTCGCCCCGGCCGGCCGCGATCTGCCCGCCGGTGAGAACGGCGGCGGCCGGCTGCTGCTCGTCGCGCCGAACATCGTCCACGTGGAACGCGAACTGGACGTCCACCCCCACGACTTCCGGCTGTGGGTGTGCCTCCACGAGGAGACGCACCGCACCCAGTTCAGCGCCGTGCCCTGGCTGCGGGACCATCTCGAGGGCGAAATCCAGTCTTTCCTCGGAGAGACCGACGTCGACCCGATGACCGTCCTGGAGCGGGTCCGCGAGGCCGCGCAGTCCCTCGCCGGCGGCCGGCCCGAGGCCGAGGAGGACGACGGCGGACGCTCCTTCGTCGAACTCGTCCAGACCCCCGGGCAGCGGGAGATCCTCGGCCGTCTCACCGCCGTGATGTCCCTCCTGGAGGGCCACGCCGACTTCGTCATGGACGGCGTCGGCCCCGACGTGGTCCCCTCCGTCGCCGAGATCCGCGAGAAGTTCCAGCAGCGGCGCGCCAAGGGCGCCTCCCGGCTCGACACCGCCCTGCGCAAGCTGCTCGGCCTCGACGCCAAGCTCCGCCAGTACCGCGACGGCGAGCGCTTCGTGCGGGCCGTCGTCGACCAGGTCGGCATGGACGGCTTCAACCGCGTCTGGACGTCCCCGAACACCCTCCCCACCAAGGCGGAGATCGCCGCACCGGCGGACTGGATCGCCCGCGTGCACCGCAAGGCCGACTGA
- the ftsH gene encoding ATP-dependent zinc metalloprotease FtsH — translation MDVKRYFRGPVMWIVLAVLAVVVLMQVVGSSGGYKTVDTGQVVQAINENKVESAKLTTGDEQNIKVQLKDGVKVDGSTKIQASYIGDQGVDIANTLQNKYQQKQIPDGYTVSPSKQNPFVGILLSLLPFVLIVVVFLFLMNQMQGGGSRVMNFGKSKAKLITKDTPKTTFSDVAGSDEAVEELQEIKEFLQEPAKFQAVGAKIPKGVLLYGPPGTGKTLLARAVAGEAGVPFYSISGSDFVEMFVGVGASRVRDLFEQAKANAPAIVFVDEIDAVGRHRGAGLGGGHDEREQTLNQLLVEMDGFDVKGGVILIAATNRPDILDPALLRPGRFDRQIAVDRPDMQGRLEILKVHQKGKPVAPDVDLSAVARRTPGFTGADLSNVLNEAALLTARSDKKLIDNHMLDEAIDRVVAGPQKRTRIMSDKEKKITAYHEGGHALVAAASPNSDPVHKITILSRGRALGYTMVLPDEDKYSTTRNEMLDQLAYMLGGRAAEELVFHDPTTGAANDIEKATATARAMVTQYGMTERLGAIKFGGDNTEPFLGREMAHQRDYSEEVAALVDEEVKKLIENAHNEAWEILVENRDVLDNLVLALLEKETLGKEEIAEIFAPIVKRPPRPAWTGSSRRTPSTRPPVLSPKELALTNGANGATPAISTAKSTVTDPAPAAEPAPEERPES, via the coding sequence ATGGACGTGAAGCGATACTTCCGTGGGCCGGTCATGTGGATCGTGCTGGCCGTCCTTGCCGTGGTCGTGTTGATGCAGGTCGTCGGCTCGTCCGGCGGCTACAAGACGGTGGACACCGGCCAGGTCGTCCAGGCGATCAATGAGAACAAGGTCGAGTCGGCCAAGCTCACCACCGGCGACGAGCAGAACATCAAGGTCCAGCTCAAGGACGGTGTGAAGGTCGACGGATCCACCAAGATCCAGGCCAGCTACATCGGCGACCAGGGTGTGGACATCGCCAACACCCTGCAGAACAAGTACCAGCAGAAGCAGATCCCCGACGGCTACACGGTCTCGCCGTCCAAGCAGAACCCGTTCGTCGGCATCCTGCTCTCCCTGCTGCCCTTCGTCCTCATCGTCGTCGTCTTCCTGTTCCTGATGAATCAGATGCAGGGCGGCGGCTCCCGGGTCATGAACTTCGGGAAGTCGAAGGCGAAGCTCATCACCAAGGACACCCCGAAGACGACGTTCTCGGACGTCGCCGGCTCGGACGAGGCCGTCGAGGAGCTCCAGGAGATCAAGGAGTTCCTCCAGGAGCCCGCCAAGTTCCAGGCCGTCGGGGCGAAGATCCCCAAGGGCGTCCTGCTCTACGGCCCTCCCGGCACCGGTAAGACGCTTCTCGCGCGCGCCGTCGCCGGTGAGGCGGGCGTGCCCTTCTACTCGATCTCCGGTTCCGACTTCGTCGAGATGTTCGTCGGTGTCGGTGCCTCCCGGGTCCGCGACCTGTTCGAGCAGGCCAAGGCGAACGCCCCGGCGATCGTCTTCGTCGACGAGATCGACGCGGTCGGCCGCCATCGCGGCGCCGGCCTCGGCGGTGGTCACGACGAGCGCGAGCAGACGCTGAACCAGCTGCTCGTCGAGATGGACGGCTTCGACGTCAAGGGCGGTGTGATCCTGATCGCCGCCACGAACCGGCCCGACATCCTCGACCCGGCCCTGCTGCGCCCCGGCCGCTTCGACCGGCAGATCGCCGTCGACCGCCCGGACATGCAGGGCCGTCTGGAGATCCTCAAGGTCCACCAGAAGGGCAAGCCGGTCGCCCCGGACGTCGACCTGTCGGCGGTCGCCCGCCGTACGCCGGGCTTCACCGGTGCCGACCTGAGCAACGTCCTCAACGAGGCCGCCCTGCTCACGGCCCGCTCCGACAAGAAGCTCATCGACAACCACATGCTGGACGAGGCCATCGACCGCGTCGTGGCGGGCCCGCAGAAGCGGACCCGGATCATGTCGGACAAGGAGAAGAAGATCACCGCGTACCACGAGGGCGGACACGCCCTGGTAGCGGCGGCCTCCCCGAACTCCGACCCGGTCCACAAGATCACGATCCTGTCCAGAGGCCGGGCCCTCGGCTACACGATGGTGCTCCCGGACGAGGACAAGTACTCGACCACGCGCAACGAGATGCTGGACCAGCTGGCCTACATGCTGGGCGGCCGCGCGGCCGAGGAGCTGGTCTTCCACGACCCGACCACGGGTGCCGCGAACGACATCGAGAAGGCCACGGCCACGGCCCGCGCGATGGTCACGCAGTACGGCATGACCGAGCGTCTCGGCGCCATCAAGTTCGGCGGCGACAACACCGAGCCGTTCCTCGGACGTGAGATGGCTCACCAGCGCGACTACTCGGAAGAGGTCGCCGCGCTGGTGGACGAGGAAGTCAAGAAGCTGATCGAGAACGCGCACAACGAAGCCTGGGAAATCCTGGTGGAGAACCGCGACGTGCTCGACAACCTCGTCCTGGCCCTGCTGGAGAAGGAGACGCTGGGCAAGGAGGAGATCGCCGAGATCTTCGCCCCCATCGTCAAGCGCCCGCCGCGGCCCGCCTGGACCGGTTCCTCCCGCCGTACGCCGTCCACCCGTCCGCCGGTGCTCTCCCCGAAGGAGCTCGCACTGACGAACGGCGCCAACGGCGCGACGCCGGCGATCAGCACCGCCAAGTCGACGGTGACGGACCCCGCCCCGGCGGCCGAGCCGGCCCCCGAGGAGCGTCCCGAGAGCTGA
- the dacB gene encoding D-alanyl-D-alanine carboxypeptidase/D-alanyl-D-alanine endopeptidase — protein sequence MIVPELRPWQAARPHVARLAGALGPRLERAADALRPRLARAARPKTWQYTAGAATVGLALAATVVTAAGPWDSTGQRTAERDRAVAQERTGGTDHGRDSGPSSARDRGPRPAPSAGAVLTALGAGAGHAGSAPDGKALATVLGPLLDAPELGSRTGAAVVDVATSRRLYGEGASQSLTPASTTKIATAVAALTAMGPDHRLTTRTALEPDTEELVLVGGGDPTLTARKKTGGWAGLRDLAAKTADALKERGLRKVTLSYDTTLYAGSERHPIGKNQNLAPVTALMADEGRLDDSSSGTADRSDDPAEDAAERFAGFLADHGVRTSAPGPSKATNRAESLAQVTSPPLTALVERMLTNSDNDLAEALARQTALASGERPDFAGAGKAIEAQLDKLGLPVSDVEFKDGSGLDRRDALTADLLTALLARAADPGHPELRAALTGLPVAGFTGTLSGRYGDGAAGVVRAKTGTLTGVNALAGTVVDQDGRLLAFAFLASGTNNRDAAQNALDRAATALAACGCQ from the coding sequence GTGATCGTGCCCGAGCTGAGGCCTTGGCAGGCCGCGAGACCGCATGTGGCGCGGCTCGCGGGCGCCCTGGGACCGCGACTGGAGCGGGCCGCCGACGCCCTGCGGCCCCGTCTCGCACGCGCCGCGAGGCCGAAGACCTGGCAGTACACCGCCGGAGCCGCCACCGTCGGACTGGCGCTGGCCGCCACGGTGGTGACCGCGGCGGGCCCCTGGGACTCCACCGGTCAGCGTACGGCCGAGCGGGACCGGGCGGTCGCCCAGGAGCGCACGGGTGGCACAGATCACGGCAGGGACTCCGGCCCCTCCAGCGCACGGGACAGGGGCCCGCGCCCCGCGCCCAGCGCGGGCGCCGTGCTCACCGCCCTGGGCGCCGGCGCGGGCCACGCCGGTTCCGCCCCCGACGGCAAGGCCCTCGCCACCGTCCTGGGCCCGCTCCTCGACGCCCCGGAGCTCGGCAGCCGCACCGGCGCCGCCGTCGTCGACGTGGCCACCAGCCGGCGCCTCTACGGCGAGGGCGCCTCGCAGTCCCTCACCCCCGCCTCCACCACCAAGATCGCCACCGCCGTCGCCGCCCTCACCGCGATGGGCCCCGACCACCGCCTCACCACCCGCACCGCCCTGGAACCCGACACCGAGGAACTGGTCCTCGTCGGCGGCGGCGACCCGACCCTCACCGCCCGCAAGAAGACCGGCGGCTGGGCCGGCCTGCGCGACCTCGCCGCGAAGACGGCCGACGCCCTGAAGGAGCGCGGCCTGCGCAAGGTCACGCTCTCCTACGACACGACGCTCTACGCCGGCTCCGAACGGCACCCCATCGGCAAGAACCAGAACCTCGCCCCCGTCACCGCCCTGATGGCCGACGAGGGCCGCCTGGACGACTCCAGCAGCGGTACCGCCGACCGCAGCGACGACCCGGCCGAGGACGCCGCGGAACGTTTCGCCGGCTTCCTCGCCGACCACGGCGTCCGTACCAGCGCGCCCGGCCCCTCCAAGGCCACCAACCGCGCCGAGTCCCTCGCCCAGGTCACCTCGCCCCCGCTCACCGCCCTGGTCGAACGCATGCTGACCAACAGCGACAACGACCTCGCCGAGGCCCTGGCCCGCCAGACCGCCCTCGCGAGCGGCGAGCGGCCCGACTTCGCCGGCGCAGGCAAGGCCATCGAGGCCCAGCTCGACAAGCTCGGACTCCCGGTCTCCGACGTCGAGTTCAAGGACGGCAGCGGCCTCGACCGGCGTGACGCCCTCACCGCCGACCTCCTCACCGCCCTCCTCGCCCGCGCCGCCGACCCCGGCCACCCCGAGCTGCGCGCCGCCCTCACCGGCCTGCCCGTCGCGGGCTTCACCGGCACCCTCTCCGGCCGCTACGGCGACGGCGCAGCGGGCGTCGTCCGCGCCAAGACCGGCACCCTCACCGGGGTCAACGCCCTGGCCGGCACCGTCGTCGACCAGGACGGACGCCTGCTCGCCTTCGCCTTCCTCGCCTCCGGCACCAACAACCGGGACGCGGCCCAGAACGCCCTCGACCGGGCGGCAACAGCCCTCGCCGCCTGCGGGTGCCAGTGA
- the folB gene encoding dihydroneopterin aldolase has product MDRVALRGLRARGYHGVFPEERREGQTFVVDLVLGLDTRPAAADDDLAKTVHYGIVAEEVVAVVQGEPVNLIETLAERVAQACLKHEGVQEVEVTVHKPDAPITVPFDDVTVTITRSRV; this is encoded by the coding sequence GTGGATCGTGTCGCGCTGCGCGGCCTGAGGGCCCGCGGGTACCACGGGGTGTTCCCCGAGGAACGCAGAGAGGGCCAGACCTTCGTCGTCGACCTCGTCCTCGGCCTGGACACCCGGCCCGCCGCCGCCGACGACGACCTGGCGAAGACCGTGCACTACGGCATCGTGGCGGAGGAGGTCGTGGCCGTCGTCCAGGGCGAACCGGTCAACCTCATCGAGACGCTCGCCGAGCGCGTCGCCCAGGCCTGTCTGAAGCACGAAGGAGTCCAGGAGGTGGAGGTCACCGTCCACAAGCCGGACGCGCCGATCACCGTGCCCTTCGACGACGTGACCGTCACCATCACCCGGAGCCGAGTATGA
- a CDS encoding inorganic diphosphatase gives MEFDVTIEIPKGSRNKYEVDHETGRIRLDRRLFTSTAYPTDYGFVENTLGEDGDPLDALVILDEPTFPGCLIKCRAIGMFRMTDEAGGDDKLLCVPATDPRVEHLRDIHHVSEFDRLEIQHFFEVYKDLEPGKSVEGADWVGRTEAEAEIERSYKRFKDQGGH, from the coding sequence GTGGAGTTCGACGTCACGATCGAGATTCCGAAGGGTTCGCGGAACAAGTACGAGGTGGACCACGAGACCGGTCGGATCCGCCTGGACCGTCGACTCTTCACCTCGACCGCCTACCCGACCGACTACGGCTTCGTCGAGAACACCCTCGGCGAGGACGGCGACCCGCTGGACGCGCTGGTCATCCTGGACGAGCCGACCTTCCCGGGCTGCCTCATCAAGTGCCGCGCGATCGGCATGTTCCGGATGACGGACGAGGCCGGCGGCGACGACAAGCTGCTGTGCGTCCCGGCGACCGACCCGCGCGTGGAGCACCTGCGCGACATCCACCACGTGTCGGAGTTCGACCGCCTGGAGATCCAGCACTTCTTCGAGGTCTACAAGGACCTGGAGCCGGGCAAGTCCGTCGAGGGCGCCGACTGGGTCGGCCGCACCGAGGCCGAGGCCGAGATCGAGCGTTCCTACAAGCGCTTCAAGGACCAGGGCGGCCACTGA
- the folE gene encoding GTP cyclohydrolase I FolE: MTDPVTLDGEGRIGEFDEKRAEAAVRELLIAVGEDPDREGLRETPARVARAYRELLAGLRQDPEDVLTTTFDLGHDEMVLVKDIEIVSLCEHHMLPFHGVAHVGYIPAESGKITGLSKLARLVEVFARRLQVQERLTTQIADSLMRILEARGVIVVVEAEHMCMSVRGIRKPGAKTTTSAVRGQLRDATTRAEAMSLILAR, translated from the coding sequence ATGACCGACCCGGTGACGCTGGACGGCGAAGGCCGCATCGGCGAGTTCGACGAGAAGCGCGCCGAGGCCGCCGTACGGGAACTGCTGATCGCGGTCGGTGAGGACCCGGACCGTGAGGGTCTGCGGGAGACGCCGGCCCGGGTGGCGCGGGCGTACCGGGAGCTTCTGGCGGGGCTGCGTCAGGACCCGGAGGACGTGCTGACGACGACCTTCGATCTCGGGCACGACGAAATGGTGCTGGTGAAGGACATCGAGATCGTCAGCCTCTGCGAGCACCACATGCTGCCGTTCCACGGCGTGGCGCACGTCGGTTACATCCCGGCCGAGAGCGGCAAGATCACGGGTCTGTCGAAGCTCGCGCGGCTGGTCGAGGTGTTCGCCCGCCGACTTCAGGTGCAGGAACGTCTCACCACGCAGATCGCGGACTCCCTGATGCGCATCCTGGAGGCCCGGGGCGTGATCGTCGTCGTCGAGGCCGAGCACATGTGCATGTCGGTGCGCGGTATCCGCAAGCCCGGCGCCAAGACCACGACGTCCGCCGTGCGCGGCCAGCTCAGGGACGCCACGACCCGCGCCGAGGCGATGAGCCTGATCCTGGCCCGCTGA
- the folK gene encoding 2-amino-4-hydroxy-6-hydroxymethyldihydropteridine diphosphokinase yields the protein MTAPFIKGPSDPTVQPVPASVVDKVDAADTTLHNPKWAVLSLGSNLGNRLETLQGAVDALADTPGLRIKGVSPVYETEPWGVEPGSQPSYFNAVVVLKTTLPPSSLLERAHAVEEAFHRVRDERWGARTLDVDIVAYADVVSDDPVLTLPHPRAHERAFVLAPWYDLDPEAQLPGRGAVADLLGTLTRRGVVPRQDLELRLPE from the coding sequence ATGACCGCACCGTTCATCAAGGGCCCCAGCGACCCGACCGTCCAGCCGGTACCCGCCTCCGTCGTCGACAAGGTCGACGCCGCCGACACGACCCTGCACAACCCCAAATGGGCCGTGCTCTCCCTCGGCTCCAACCTGGGCAACCGTCTGGAGACCCTCCAGGGCGCCGTGGACGCCCTCGCCGACACGCCGGGCCTGCGGATCAAGGGCGTCTCCCCCGTGTACGAGACGGAGCCCTGGGGCGTCGAGCCGGGCAGCCAGCCGTCCTACTTCAACGCGGTCGTCGTCCTGAAGACCACCCTGCCGCCGTCCTCGCTGCTGGAGCGGGCCCACGCCGTCGAGGAGGCCTTCCACCGCGTCCGCGACGAGCGCTGGGGCGCCCGCACCCTCGACGTCGACATCGTCGCGTACGCCGACGTCGTCTCCGACGACCCGGTGCTCACGCTCCCGCACCCGCGCGCCCACGAGCGCGCCTTCGTCCTCGCGCCCTGGTACGACCTGGACCCCGAGGCGCAGCTGCCGGGCCGCGGCGCGGTCGCCGATCTGCTCGGCACTCTCACCCGTCGGGGTGTCGTCCCCCGCCAGGACCTGGAACTCCGGCTGCCCGAGTAG